One part of the Bacteroidia bacterium genome encodes these proteins:
- a CDS encoding arginine decarboxylase, whose amino-acid sequence MQNYLGFLSQSYYFPSEIFQVIEDELYFHKINLMELIETYKTPLRFTYLPVISGKINQARSWFDDAIKANKYNGKYIYCYCTKSSHFKHVLVEVLKANAKLETSSAFDLPMIRSLYRGGFLDQRILILCNGFKDYEYKQNIVDMIHDGFTNIIPILDNKEELNFYLAELDEPFSIGIRLSTEEPPDSNFYSSRLGLKKTEIIPFYKEKIANDKRVKVKLLHFFVHTGIQDSPFFWSNLRDLVNLYCELKKLNPELSMLDIGGGMPFQNSLDFEFDYEYIVSEIVRTIKEICDSHEVEEPDIITEFGSYTVAESSCTLFKVLGRKQQNDREKWLMIDGSIISMLPDVWALNRRFIPLPINNWDAGYESVFIGGMTCDSDDYYNHEANVDAIYMPATRKQQFMGFFHTGAYQEILSGVGGLHHCLMPDPKHVIMDVNPDGSLFSRVLHEEQNSKQVMKILGYKS is encoded by the coding sequence ATGCAGAATTATCTGGGTTTTCTCTCTCAGAGTTATTATTTCCCGTCGGAAATATTTCAGGTTATTGAAGATGAACTATATTTCCATAAGATAAACCTTATGGAACTGATCGAGACCTATAAAACACCTCTTCGTTTCACTTATCTTCCAGTTATTTCCGGCAAAATTAACCAGGCGCGTTCATGGTTTGACGATGCGATTAAGGCAAATAAATACAACGGCAAGTACATCTACTGCTATTGTACCAAGAGTTCGCATTTTAAACACGTACTCGTAGAAGTATTAAAAGCGAATGCCAAGCTCGAAACCTCCTCGGCCTTTGATTTACCGATGATCAGGTCCTTGTATAGAGGAGGGTTTCTTGATCAGAGAATCCTGATTCTTTGTAATGGCTTTAAGGATTATGAGTATAAGCAAAACATTGTGGATATGATCCATGATGGCTTCACCAATATCATCCCAATATTGGATAATAAAGAAGAGCTTAACTTTTACCTTGCCGAACTTGATGAGCCCTTCTCCATTGGAATTAGACTATCTACCGAAGAGCCGCCAGACTCCAATTTCTACAGCAGTCGGTTGGGATTGAAAAAAACAGAGATCATTCCCTTTTACAAAGAGAAAATAGCCAACGATAAAAGAGTAAAGGTAAAATTGCTTCACTTTTTTGTTCATACGGGTATCCAGGACTCCCCTTTTTTCTGGAGCAATCTCAGGGATTTGGTTAATCTTTATTGTGAGCTAAAGAAGTTGAACCCTGAATTGTCGATGTTGGACATTGGAGGAGGGATGCCTTTTCAGAATTCTCTTGACTTCGAATTTGACTATGAGTACATCGTCTCCGAAATCGTTAGAACGATAAAGGAGATTTGCGATTCTCATGAAGTTGAAGAACCGGACATTATCACGGAGTTTGGAAGTTATACGGTAGCTGAAAGTAGCTGTACCTTATTCAAGGTTTTAGGGCGAAAACAGCAAAATGATCGGGAAAAATGGTTGATGATAGATGGAAGTATCATCAGCATGTTACCCGACGTTTGGGCCCTTAACCGACGATTTATTCCATTACCTATAAACAATTGGGATGCTGGATATGAAAGCGTATTTATCGGGGGAATGACCTGCGATAGTGATGATTATTATAATCATGAAGCCAATGTAGACGCAATTTATATGCCTGCTACTCGTAAGCAACAATTCATGGGCTTTTTCCATACGGGAGCTTATCAGGAAATTTTAAGTGGAGTTGGAGGGCTTCACCATTGCCTCATGCCTGACCCCAAACATGTAATCATGGATGTAAATCCGGATGGGAGTTTGTTCAGCAGGGTTTTGCACGAAGAGCAAAATTCCAAACAGGTAATGAAAATCCTGGGCTATAAGTCATAA
- a CDS encoding GNAT family N-acetyltransferase, whose amino-acid sequence MRVEIKKLESGNLSEFQELLDLFERVFEMKDFISPPQQHLLRILQNPDFICLVANKDEKILGGLTIYVLHQYYATRPLAYIYDLAVDNAYQRKGIGKQLISEAKRYCREKGFEEVFVQTDKGEANAVNFYHATQPSEAEEVIHFYYLFD is encoded by the coding sequence GTGCGCGTAGAAATAAAAAAGCTTGAGTCTGGGAACCTATCGGAATTTCAGGAATTGCTAGACCTCTTCGAAAGGGTCTTTGAAATGAAAGATTTCATATCCCCACCTCAGCAACACCTTTTGAGAATTCTTCAAAACCCTGATTTTATTTGTCTGGTTGCAAATAAAGATGAAAAGATTCTTGGAGGCCTTACTATCTATGTTCTGCACCAATATTATGCTACCAGACCACTGGCATATATCTATGATTTGGCTGTTGATAATGCATATCAAAGGAAAGGAATTGGAAAACAATTAATCTCTGAGGCGAAGAGATATTGTCGGGAAAAAGGCTTTGAAGAAGTTTTTGTTCAGACAGACAAAGGGGAAGCAAATGCGGTTAATTTTTACCATGCTACTCAACCCAGCGAAGCCGAAGAGGTAATTCATTTTTACTACCTCTTTGATTAA
- a CDS encoding ABC transporter ATP-binding protein, whose product MKQWILLGPFFKRHRSKLSVLSLVGILSGMSAIFLPVSIGKYYTLMFDFESKRSAFLDFLPDSFFNSVPNFLLFFSILIAIHMLLAYARRYLMASMGERLTYELRNQLFAHQLRLETRIYEEKGIGKYLLRYSGDLKSIQNYLTKGIIGFGIDIFMILLFLWVLSRISHSLTLISFFAILFMLFPLSVLNYKLQDISEQRRNQKSSLLAFVSQRLQAIITIKAFNRERPEWERYLKRSSKNYQTNLQFHRLSSLIFILVPGLLYVMIAVIMYSIYWQKSNGIEIDQAALLSAFLLIITMLPVMRRCLRIMVCWKLGLISIRKLQRVLDLPIEQGNFQDELILGEGNIKLDQLSFGSANQRVFQNLSAEWAHQGLHLVTGGTGSGKSLLIKILLGIYAEYEGDIFIDEQNIRQSDVKSLRKMLTVISADYPLLGKTVFEAISYSRKPSKRKGAGLMLDRIQQGLAENAKLSLDDRIGSQGHGLSKGQERILLFTRALLTRKPILLLDEPFSSIEPHIQQHLLKLIKRLRKKRTIILFLKQNDLPKLSFDSVLDLDSFQAEVHQAVMKKLGS is encoded by the coding sequence ATGAAGCAATGGATCTTATTGGGGCCTTTTTTCAAAAGGCATAGAAGTAAACTATCAGTACTTAGTTTGGTGGGCATACTTTCGGGTATGTCTGCCATATTTCTTCCTGTCAGTATCGGGAAGTATTATACCCTGATGTTTGACTTCGAAAGTAAGCGTTCTGCCTTCCTCGACTTTCTGCCGGATTCCTTTTTTAACTCAGTACCAAATTTTCTGCTCTTCTTCTCGATCTTGATTGCCATCCATATGCTCCTGGCTTATGCAAGGCGATATTTGATGGCTTCGATGGGGGAAAGACTCACCTATGAACTCAGAAATCAATTGTTCGCACACCAATTGCGATTGGAGACTCGGATTTATGAGGAAAAGGGCATAGGAAAATACTTGCTGAGGTATAGTGGAGATCTGAAGAGCATCCAGAATTATCTGACCAAAGGAATCATCGGATTCGGTATCGATATCTTCATGATCTTACTTTTCCTTTGGGTGCTTTCTCGTATCTCTCATTCTCTTACGCTGATCTCCTTTTTCGCGATTCTGTTCATGCTCTTTCCTCTTTCGGTCCTGAATTACAAATTGCAGGACATCTCTGAGCAGAGGCGTAATCAGAAGTCAAGTTTGTTGGCATTTGTCAGCCAACGATTACAAGCCATTATTACGATCAAGGCCTTCAATCGTGAACGACCAGAATGGGAGCGCTACCTTAAGCGTTCAAGTAAAAATTATCAGACAAACCTCCAGTTTCATCGTTTATCCAGCCTCATTTTCATCCTGGTGCCGGGCCTTTTATATGTCATGATCGCAGTAATTATGTATTCCATCTATTGGCAGAAATCGAATGGAATCGAAATAGACCAGGCTGCTCTTTTATCGGCTTTTTTGCTGATCATAACTATGCTTCCGGTCATGAGGCGTTGCTTGCGGATTATGGTATGCTGGAAGTTGGGCCTTATTTCCATTAGAAAACTTCAGCGCGTATTGGATCTTCCTATTGAACAAGGAAATTTTCAAGACGAATTGATCCTGGGCGAGGGGAATATAAAGTTGGATCAGCTCTCTTTCGGTTCGGCAAATCAACGAGTGTTTCAGAATCTATCTGCAGAATGGGCACATCAGGGATTACATCTGGTAACGGGTGGGACCGGTTCCGGCAAATCCCTTCTGATCAAAATCCTTCTGGGGATTTATGCAGAATATGAAGGCGATATATTCATAGATGAACAAAACATCCGACAAAGCGATGTCAAAAGCCTCAGAAAAATGTTGACGGTCATTTCAGCAGATTATCCTTTGTTGGGGAAAACAGTTTTCGAAGCGATCTCATACAGTCGTAAGCCAAGTAAAAGAAAAGGGGCGGGTCTCATGCTGGATCGGATACAGCAAGGCTTAGCTGAAAATGCAAAATTGAGTCTGGATGATCGGATCGGAAGTCAGGGGCATGGACTGTCGAAAGGGCAGGAGCGTATCCTTTTGTTTACCCGAGCATTGCTCACTCGTAAGCCTATCTTGCTGCTAGATGAGCCTTTCAGTTCAATAGAGCCTCACATTCAGCAACACCTTCTGAAATTGATCAAACGATTGAGAAAAAAGCGTACCATTATCCTCTTTCTTAAACAGAATGATCTACCCAAACTTAGCTTCGACTCAGTACTGGATTTGGATTCTTTTCAAGCCGAAGTCCATCAGGCGGTCATGAAAAAATTGGGGAGCTAG
- a CDS encoding RNA polymerase sigma-70 factor: MEQPSNVCEEKTFSGIFTSLSRSIRDYLYFMSGDLKLSEDLVQDIFVKLWKKCKDVPPTKARAFLFAVAKNEFLQQVEKKKVRLRYKSSLGKKTEKEDPQFQLEADEFKKRLEDAIEALPEGQREVFLMNRMQEMTYAQIAESLGVSQKAVEKRMSKALKKMRDLLHPKKSL, translated from the coding sequence ATGGAGCAGCCCTCTAACGTATGTGAAGAGAAGACTTTCTCGGGAATATTTACGAGTCTTTCTCGCTCTATTAGAGACTATCTCTATTTTATGTCCGGTGATCTCAAACTAAGTGAAGACCTGGTTCAAGACATCTTTGTCAAGCTTTGGAAGAAATGCAAAGATGTTCCTCCTACCAAAGCCCGGGCCTTTCTATTTGCCGTTGCGAAAAATGAATTCCTCCAGCAAGTAGAAAAAAAGAAAGTGCGTTTACGCTACAAATCAAGCCTGGGAAAAAAGACCGAAAAGGAAGACCCTCAATTTCAATTGGAAGCAGATGAATTCAAAAAGCGTTTGGAAGACGCCATTGAGGCCTTGCCGGAGGGTCAGCGAGAAGTATTTCTGATGAATCGTATGCAGGAAATGACCTATGCACAAATCGCTGAAAGTCTGGGAGTCAGTCAGAAAGCGGTGGAAAAACGTATGTCAAAAGCACTAAAAAAAATGAGAGATCTCCTTCACCCAAAAAAATCTTTATAG
- a CDS encoding GNAT family N-acetyltransferase gives MDIKRANRFDTTELSSLTFRSKSYWGYDSAQIKAWESELRLSEEYIENKGVYKLLGEHVVIGYYSYFELNRELVKLDNLFVDPPFIGQGYGKILLDDFLQRIQKLGYKEVHLDADPHAESFYIKHGFKIIGHLESSIKNRFLPVMAMEL, from the coding sequence ATGGATATTAAACGAGCCAATAGATTTGATACCACAGAGCTGAGCTCTCTAACTTTTCGTTCAAAATCCTATTGGGGATATGATTCAGCTCAAATTAAAGCATGGGAAAGTGAGCTTAGGCTTTCCGAAGAATACATAGAAAATAAGGGGGTTTATAAGCTTCTTGGTGAGCATGTTGTAATTGGTTATTATTCCTATTTTGAATTGAACAGGGAGCTTGTTAAGCTGGATAATTTATTCGTTGATCCTCCTTTCATTGGGCAAGGCTATGGGAAAATACTCCTAGACGATTTTCTACAGAGAATCCAGAAACTTGGATATAAAGAAGTACATCTTGATGCTGACCCACATGCAGAGTCTTTTTACATCAAACACGGCTTTAAAATCATCGGGCATCTGGAAAGCAGTATAAAAAACCGTTTCCTTCCTGTTATGGCAATGGAACTTTGA
- a CDS encoding cupin domain-containing protein, with product MSRKISWDDVPKEEVTPAMTRQMVYGEKIMITRLSFKDGFEVPTHSHENEQITQVFKGTIRFWFGENREEEFDLHAGEVVVIPPNVPHAALMIGEVEASDTFAPPRQDWIDGTDDYLKK from the coding sequence ATGTCGCGCAAAATATCCTGGGACGATGTGCCCAAAGAAGAGGTAACACCGGCCATGACTCGTCAAATGGTTTATGGTGAAAAAATCATGATTACCCGTTTGAGTTTTAAAGACGGTTTTGAAGTACCTACTCATAGCCACGAAAATGAGCAGATTACCCAGGTTTTTAAAGGAACCATCCGTTTTTGGTTTGGAGAAAATCGGGAAGAAGAATTTGACTTGCATGCAGGCGAAGTGGTAGTAATTCCTCCTAACGTTCCGCATGCTGCATTGATGATAGGTGAGGTGGAAGCCTCAGATACCTTTGCTCCTCCCCGTCAGGACTGGATCGATGGGACTGATGATTATTTGAAGAAGTAA
- a CDS encoding agmatinase family protein, translating into MKKNNLNDFDPNGPGLDNGQLYGLAFSKGESELILLEVPRDITVSYRMGTHKGPSAILDASRQVELYDPFFPDVWKYGIYLDKASENQQYENLRLRAKAAEIIRKLEAGLSQDGFEEVLQEINESCENWDKRIKAKAERVLNSGKICAVLGGDHSSPLGLLQALASRGEVFGVLQIDAHMDLRIAYEGFEYSHASIMYNALQIPEVSRIVQVGIRDYSEEELNLYHDFPERLSLFSQRDIDHLEFRGVNWASQVSRIIEHLPEKVYLSFDIDGLNPSYCPDTGTPVPGGLSMAQAIFLIESLVKENKEIIGFDLCEVAPGKNEWNGIVGARLLYRLCACTLKSKLNNQNNE; encoded by the coding sequence ATGAAAAAGAATAATCTAAACGATTTTGATCCTAATGGACCTGGACTTGATAATGGACAGCTCTATGGTCTTGCATTTAGTAAAGGAGAATCCGAATTGATCCTGTTGGAGGTTCCCAGAGATATCACGGTTTCCTATCGAATGGGAACTCATAAAGGGCCAAGTGCAATTCTGGATGCCTCAAGGCAGGTAGAATTGTATGACCCTTTTTTTCCTGATGTTTGGAAATACGGAATTTACCTTGACAAAGCTTCAGAAAACCAGCAGTATGAAAATCTCAGGTTAAGGGCGAAAGCAGCTGAAATAATCCGAAAACTAGAAGCTGGTCTATCTCAGGATGGTTTTGAAGAAGTGTTACAAGAAATAAATGAATCTTGTGAAAATTGGGATAAAAGGATTAAGGCTAAAGCAGAACGAGTCCTTAATTCCGGTAAAATCTGTGCGGTTTTGGGGGGCGATCACAGTTCCCCATTGGGCTTGCTGCAGGCTTTGGCCAGCAGAGGAGAAGTTTTTGGGGTTCTTCAAATCGATGCTCATATGGACCTGAGAATAGCTTATGAAGGTTTTGAGTATTCCCATGCTTCAATCATGTATAATGCTCTTCAGATCCCGGAAGTAAGTCGGATTGTTCAGGTAGGGATTAGGGATTATAGTGAAGAAGAGTTAAATCTTTACCACGATTTCCCTGAAAGACTCAGTCTTTTCTCGCAAAGAGATATAGATCATTTAGAATTCAGAGGGGTGAACTGGGCTTCTCAAGTCTCCCGAATCATAGAGCATCTCCCTGAAAAAGTTTACCTGAGTTTTGATATAGACGGATTGAATCCTTCCTATTGCCCAGATACCGGAACTCCTGTTCCTGGAGGGTTAAGTATGGCCCAGGCTATATTTTTAATTGAATCTCTGGTAAAGGAAAATAAAGAAATCATAGGGTTTGATCTATGCGAGGTAGCCCCAGGGAAAAACGAATGGAATGGAATCGTGGGGGCTCGACTTTTGTACAGGCTTTGTGCATGCACCTTAAAAAGTAAATTAAATAATCAAAATAATGAGTGA
- a CDS encoding FecR family protein, with translation MKAWETDETFLSRWLSGELTEEELRSFKASPEYESYVATAEALKPFEVGEYDETAELGKVMKRIQSEKQEEGKVVSLGRIWYFAAAAVIILLIGFFWLRQGEQIVAKEILAEKREQVVLPDQSSIELQAGSFLSYAASDWENNREVFLKGEAFFEVEKGEKFDIKLKDGTVSILGTSFLITEMEDSLEVVCFSGKVQVEAYGFKEILEAGEKVLAVKDKSPERTETALVQPLWLSSNIRLTDAPLSVVLMQLEEIYGVQFTGSIDQQNVFTGNFPTGDLETALAQVLGPFNIEYELDEARTLVIFK, from the coding sequence ATGAAAGCTTGGGAAACAGATGAGACATTTCTATCCAGATGGCTGAGTGGCGAATTGACCGAAGAAGAACTCCGATCATTTAAAGCTTCTCCGGAATATGAATCCTATGTGGCTACGGCTGAGGCTCTTAAGCCTTTTGAAGTAGGCGAATATGATGAAACGGCAGAACTAGGGAAAGTGATGAAGCGGATACAGTCAGAAAAGCAAGAAGAAGGCAAGGTCGTCTCATTAGGCAGAATTTGGTACTTCGCAGCTGCTGCGGTCATCATTCTGTTGATTGGATTCTTTTGGCTGAGGCAGGGAGAGCAGATAGTAGCGAAAGAAATTCTAGCCGAAAAGCGAGAACAAGTCGTCTTACCGGATCAGTCAAGCATCGAACTACAGGCAGGAAGTTTTCTGAGTTATGCAGCATCGGATTGGGAAAATAATCGCGAAGTATTTCTGAAAGGAGAAGCCTTTTTTGAGGTGGAAAAAGGAGAGAAATTTGATATCAAGTTGAAAGATGGAACGGTAAGCATTCTGGGTACCAGCTTCCTGATCACAGAAATGGAGGATAGCCTTGAGGTGGTTTGTTTTAGCGGAAAAGTACAAGTAGAAGCTTATGGTTTTAAGGAAATATTAGAGGCGGGCGAAAAGGTCCTGGCAGTAAAGGATAAAAGTCCTGAACGAACAGAAACAGCCTTGGTACAACCCCTTTGGCTTTCCAGCAATATTCGCTTAACAGATGCTCCGCTTTCTGTGGTCCTCATGCAACTGGAGGAAATTTATGGAGTCCAATTTACAGGAAGCATTGATCAGCAAAATGTTTTTACAGGAAATTTCCCGACGGGCGATTTAGAAACAGCCTTGGCGCAGGTTTTAGGTCCATTTAACATCGAGTATGAATTAGATGAAGCACGTACCCTCGTTATCTTTAAATAG